In one window of Musa acuminata AAA Group cultivar baxijiao chromosome BXJ3-2, Cavendish_Baxijiao_AAA, whole genome shotgun sequence DNA:
- the LOC103976820 gene encoding transcription factor TB1-like, whose product MLPIRDPEYIFDQSLNEQLEFNPPHLLLPNSSCFPSSTPTIFCPDAFRDLFLASSNIGIANAAPTSTRPSLPLGDSATSVERQEGDDSCSRKRALWKCRHSKIVTANGPRDRRMRLSIDVARSFFRLQDTLGFDKASKTVQWLLTVSKAAIEELGTLSSAEHSGCSNRSPKSESSALVCQDSSAISSSKNKSSTVTAAAREVKKSKARKGGVKPTRKVEYHSALARESRAKARARAKERTREKQRMTSLDIIKEETSLNNMNSLMEFANIEEDESCAPNWCLNVASDTAAAYEVPMIGGPVLIPVFENSQYTTAINHAGGIFEEQWDVDALSLYSTSLVASDSYPNL is encoded by the coding sequence ATGCTTCCGATCCGTGACCCCGAGTACATCTTTGACCAGTCTTTGAACGAGCAACTTGAGTTCAAccctcctcatcttcttcttcccaacAGCTCCTGCTTCCCCTCCTCCACTCCGACAATCTTTTGTCCCGATGCCTTTCGTGATCTCTTCTTAGCCTCCTCCAATATCGGCATCGCGAATGCGGCTCCAACATCTACTCGGCCAAGCCTTCCTCTCGGTGATTCAGCCACATCGGTGGAGAGGCAGGAAGGCGACGACAGTTGTAGCCGTAAAAGGGCTCTGTGGAAATGCAGGCATAGCAAGATAGTTACCGCAAATGGGCCGAGGGATCGAAGGATGAGGCTCTCCATCGATGTGGCACGGAGCTTTTTCCGACTACAGGACACGCTCGGCTTCGACAAGGCCAGCAAGACAGTGCAATGGCTGCTCACCGTGTCCAAAGCTGCCATCGAAGAGCTCGGCACCCTTTCCTCAGCCGAACATAGCGGTTGCAGCAACCGAAGCCCGAAAAGTGAATCATCCGCTTTGGTATGCCAGGATTCGTCCGCTATTTCTAGTTCCAAGAACAAGTCCTCCACCGTGACCGCTGCAGCCAGGGAAGTAAAGAAGAGCAAAGCCAGAAAAGGAGGTGTTAAGCCGACGAGGAAGGTGGAGTACCACTCAGCGCTTGCGAGGGAGTCGAGGGCCAAGGCAAGGGCGAGAGCAAAAGAGAGGACGAGGGAGAAGCAAAGGATGACTTCCTTGGATATCATCAAGGAAGAAACAAGCTTGAACAATATGAACTCATTGATGGAGTTTGCTAATATAGAGGAAGACGAATCTTGCGCACCGAACTGGTGCTTGAACGTAGCCAGCGACACAGCGGCAGCCTATGAAGTCCCAATGATAGGTGGACCAGTGCTGATTCCGGTCTTTGAGAATAGCCAGTATACCACGGCAATCAATCACGCAGGTGGCATCTTCGAAGAACAGTGGGACGTGGACGCACTTTCCTTGTACTCGACATCGCTGGTGGCCTCGGACAGCTATCCGAATCTGTAA